The following proteins are encoded in a genomic region of Populus nigra chromosome 16, ddPopNigr1.1, whole genome shotgun sequence:
- the LOC133676319 gene encoding uncharacterized protein LOC133676319, protein MPSLSKSASSPQPLLHHDNSDAERRLREAEERLREAIEDLHRRNAVHGPYPPCDHGPDESCAAHAIGNLCQSFLLSYGVRVGIGILLRAFKLAKGHSYSSILDLKQLVSEKDLIVREEACRVGLLFGGFTGSYHALRCFLRKFRRKETPINAFLAGSVAGLSVLALDDSNRRRTLALYLLARVAQSAYNSAKSKNKFHLWGSHWRHGDALLFAIACAQVMYAFIMRPESLPKAYQDFIQKTGPVAAPVYKAVKETCRGGPLDVASLSAFLSRRGKLGSVKLEEFPSIIPCSVVHPGTNSCLAQNANAASATFRKTFPLYFSLTFVPYVVLHLQKFMDAPARTCWLALRDAVRSTTFLSAFVGIFQGVICLHRKISTRDHKLVYWIAGGISALSVLLEKKSRRAELALYVLPRAGDSLWYILVNHHVLPNIKNAEVALFCACMGGVMYYLEHEPDTMAPFLRGLIRRFLASRISNPGGPLNRSASYTYLQTLDAIKKPKLQESREAEASTSQEYNLESIEGL, encoded by the exons ATGCCGTCCCTCTCCAAATCGGCATCCTCTCCGCAACCACTCCTCCATCACGACAATTCCGACGCCGAGCGACGCCTCCGCGAGGCAGAGGAACGCCTCCGCGAGGCAATAGAGGATCTCCACCGTAGAAACGCAGTGCATGGTCCTTACCCTCCTTGCGATCACGGACCTGATGAATCCTGTGCCGCTCATGCAATTGGTAATCTCTGTCAAAGCTTCCTTCTCTCTTATGGTGTTCGCGTCGGTATCGGCATTTTGCTTCGTGCTTTCAAGCTTGCTAAAGGACATTCTTACTCTTCTATTCTCGACCTCAAG CAACTTGTCTCGGAGAAGGATTTAATAGTGAGAGAGGAGGCTTGTCGTGTTGGGTTACTTTTTGGTGGATTTACTGGATCGTATCATGCACTGAGATGCTTTTTGAGGAAGTTTAGAAGGAAAGAAACGCCAATTAATGC ATTTTTAGCAGGTTCGGTTGCAGGGTTGTCTGTTTTAGCATTAGATGATTCAAACCGGAGACGTACTCTTGCTCTTTACCTCTTGGCTAGGGTAGCTCAG TCTGCTTATAATTCtgcaaaatctaaaaacaagttTCATCTTTGGGGAAGTCATTGGAGACATGGAGATGCTTTGCTCTTTGCAATTGCTTGTGCCCAG GTTATGTATGCCTTTATAATGCGTCCTGAGAGCTTGCCAAAAGCATATCAAGACTTCATTCAGAAGACTGGACCAGTTGCAGCGCCTGTATACAAGGCTGTAAAAGAAACTTGTAGAGGTGGCCCACTGGATGTTGCCTCATTGTCAGCTTTTTTATCTCGCAGAGGGAAACTGGGCTCTGTGAAGTTGGAAGAATTCCCTTCAATTATTCCTTGTTCTGTTGTTCATCCGGGCACAAATTCATGCTTAGCTCAGAATGCTAATGCAGCATCAGCAACGTTCAGGAAAACATTTCCACTTTACTTCTCACTGACTTTTGTACCTTATGTTGTTCTGCATCTGCAGAAG TTCATGGATGCTCCTGCTCGGACATGTTGGCTAGCTCTTAGAGATGCTGTTCGCTCAACGACATTCTTATCTGCATTTGTTGGAATTTTTCAG GGGGTGATATGCCTTCATCGAAAAATATCGACAAGAGACCACAAACTTGTATATTGGATCGCAGGTGGAATATCTGCCCTTTCTGTACTACTGGAGAAAAAATCTAGACGTGCTGAACTTGCCTTGTATGTTCTTCCAAGGGCTGGAGATTCACTGTGGTATATTTTAGTGAACCACCACGTGCTTCCAAATATTAAGAACGCTGAG GTGGCCCTATTTTGTGCATGCATGGGAGGAGTTATGTACTACTTGGAACATGAACCAGACACCATGGCTCCATTCTTGAGAGGCCTGATCCGACGCTTCCTTGCTAGTAGAATAAGCAATCCGGGTGGTCCATTGAATCGGAGTGCTTCTTACACGTATTTACAGACTCTTGATGCCATCAAGAAGCCTAAATTACAGGAAAGTAGAGAGGCTGAAGCTTCAACTTCTCAGGAATACAATCTTGAATCCATTGAAGGGCTCTAA
- the LOC133675853 gene encoding ankyrin repeat-containing protein BDA1, translated as MKVDIKLCRLEGRQKMTPLHYAAIKGRAEVISAMLSDCPDCIEDETDRKENALHLAVKNNRFEAIKILGDWIKDMNKEYLLNMKDEQGNTVLHLASWKKQREVLEMLLGSGTVSSGSLEVNAINHSGLTALDMVLIFPSEAGDREIVEILRSAGATRARDIIQSTISNNQTSTDNPSTPERCLSNGNNLIEYFKFKRGRDSPSEARSTLLVIAVLVATATFQVGVNPPGGVWQDTNIPDHTNSTSSSNAHFGGQSIMATTNKVGFMLFVFFNSVGFSMSLYMIYVLTSEFPLQFELQICLLAMYGTYGTALPCIAPSSLNLPVLLTTTILSSTTSALAQVARPLTTMLKKFFKDLTHRVV; from the exons ATGAAAGTCGACATCAAACTCTGCCGGTTAGAGGGAAGACAGAAAATGACTCCTCTACACTATGCAGCTATCAAAGGGAGGGCGGAGGTGATCAGTGCAATGCTTTCAGATTGTCCTGATTGTATTGAAGATGAGACTGATCGAAAGGAGAATGCTTTGCATCTTGCGGTCAAGAATAACAGATTTGAAGCAATAAAGATATTGGGGGACTGGATCAAAGACATGAACAAGGAATACTTGTTGAACATGAAAGATGAGCAAGGGAATACAGTTTTGCACCTTGCAAGCTGGAAAAAACAACGCGAG GTGTTAGAAATGCTACTTGGAAGTGGAACTGTAAGTTCAGGCTCGTTGGAAGTGAATGCCATTAACCATAGTGGCCTCACCGCCCTCGACATGGTTCTAATTTTCCCAAGCGAAGCAGGGGATAGAGAAATTGTTGAGATCCTTCGAAGCGCGGGAGCAACAAGAGCAAGAGATATCATCCAGTCTACCATTTCCAACAATCAAACCTCTACTGACAACCCCTCAACACCAGAGAGATGCCTGTCAAACGGGAATAATTTGATAGAATACTTCAAGTTTAAAAGGGGGAGGGATTCACCTAGCGAAGCGCGCAGCACACTACTAGTTATAGCTGTTTTGGTTGCAACTGCAACGTTCCAAGTTGGAGTCAACCCTCCAGGAGGAGTTTGGCAAGATACAAACATTCCTGACCATACTAATAGTACCAGCAGCAGCAATGCTCACTTTGGAGGTCAGTCCATTATGGCTACCACAAACAAAGTTGGCTTCATGCTGTTTGTGTTTTTCAACTCAGTAGGGTTTTCCATGTCTCTTTACATGATCTATGTCCTCACAAGTGAATTTCCCTTGCAATTTGAGCTTCAAATATGTCTGCTTGCTATGTATGGTACTTATGGAACCGCGTTACCATGCATTGCGCCGTCCAGCCTCAATCTACCTGTCCTGTTAACCACAACAATATTGTCTTCAACTACGTCCGCTTTAGCACAAGTAGCACGTCCACTTACAACAATGCTCAAGAAATTTTTCAAGGACTTAACTCATAGAGTCGTTTGA